The following proteins come from a genomic window of Gehongia tenuis:
- a CDS encoding Gfo/Idh/MocA family protein — protein sequence MQVKKVKVGVIGCGTICRRTYMPNLMTKFNIIEVVGVADLIPERSAAMAEQWGVKQMSNEEIYNDPEIEVVCNLTYPESHFEVTRDALMHGKHVYCEKMMACDFEEATKLVNLAEEKGLMFTTAPDTFLGAWIQSARKYIDDGFIGTPIAIHAQHNCSYQPNTEQFDLGPDTFFFPLHRGGGLPFDWGGYYLHAMINFLGTINRVAGFGGTINPDRPYTHPAHPKYKENFHVDTPTSLFGALEFANGCHGTFQVTSDATISDIFEINGTDGTIILGNPNYFGGEMYLRRAGIEEPLDVANYVPPEPGSKPAQLGERAKIGTMKLPLLHGYYDSSRGVGLADMAYALRNNRRPRAHYDIGYHAIEVIHGIITSGETGQVYNMTTRCERPKPIRPSALAGRGQEITLDD from the coding sequence ATGCAAGTGAAGAAAGTGAAAGTCGGCGTGATCGGCTGCGGCACGATCTGCAGGCGCACCTACATGCCCAATCTGATGACCAAATTCAATATCATTGAAGTGGTGGGCGTGGCCGACCTCATTCCGGAGCGCTCGGCCGCCATGGCGGAGCAGTGGGGCGTCAAGCAGATGAGCAACGAGGAGATCTACAACGATCCGGAAATCGAAGTGGTCTGCAACCTCACCTATCCTGAATCCCACTTTGAGGTAACCCGGGACGCTTTGATGCACGGCAAGCATGTGTACTGTGAGAAGATGATGGCCTGTGATTTTGAGGAGGCCACCAAGCTGGTCAACCTGGCTGAGGAAAAGGGACTGATGTTCACCACCGCTCCCGATACCTTCCTGGGTGCCTGGATCCAGTCCGCCCGCAAGTACATTGACGACGGCTTCATTGGCACGCCCATCGCCATCCATGCTCAGCATAACTGCAGCTATCAGCCCAACACCGAGCAGTTTGACCTCGGTCCGGATACCTTCTTCTTCCCGCTTCATCGGGGCGGCGGCCTGCCCTTTGACTGGGGCGGCTATTATCTCCATGCCATGATCAATTTCCTGGGCACGATCAATCGTGTGGCCGGCTTCGGCGGCACCATCAACCCCGACCGGCCTTACACCCATCCGGCCCATCCCAAGTACAAGGAAAACTTCCATGTGGATACGCCCACCTCGTTGTTCGGCGCTCTGGAGTTTGCGAACGGCTGCCATGGCACCTTCCAGGTGACCTCCGATGCCACCATCTCCGACATCTTCGAGATCAACGGCACCGACGGAACCATCATCCTGGGCAATCCCAACTACTTTGGCGGTGAGATGTACCTGCGCCGCGCCGGCATTGAGGAACCGCTGGACGTGGCCAACTATGTACCCCCGGAACCGGGTTCCAAGCCTGCCCAGCTGGGTGAACGCGCCAAGATCGGCACCATGAAGCTTCCCCTGCTTCACGGCTACTACGATTCCAGCCGCGGTGTGGGCCTTGCGGACATGGCTTATGCCCTTCGCAACAACCGCCGGCCCCGCGCCCACTACGACATCGGCTATCATGCCATCGAGGTCATCCATGGCATCATCACCTCCGGCGAGACCGGTCAGGTCTACAACATGACCACTCGCTGCGAGCGGCCGAAGCCCATTCGTCCCTCCGCATTGGCCGGCCGCGGCCAGGAGATTACCCTGGACGACTAA
- a CDS encoding 4'-phosphopantetheinyl transferase family protein: protein MNPAELWLYIYPKQTGGVRPSPRLTEGAKAFAAHLGLEPDLSLGEFSQGQKPCFPHAPQIQFSISHSGEYWVLGFSTEPIGVDVQQHRPCDAAAIAKRFFHPLEQAYLESTAYLDFFDLWTAKESYVKYTGEGITDRFAQFSVVRDCKIQGKDVILTHFPLAAGYSLCVCSSGPVNSKIFLRK, encoded by the coding sequence GTGAATCCTGCGGAATTATGGCTGTATATCTACCCCAAACAGACGGGCGGCGTGCGGCCATCCCCCCGCCTGACGGAGGGGGCGAAGGCTTTTGCCGCCCACTTGGGCCTGGAGCCGGATCTCAGTCTCGGCGAGTTTTCCCAGGGCCAAAAGCCCTGTTTCCCGCATGCGCCGCAAATCCAATTTTCCATTTCGCACAGCGGTGAATATTGGGTGCTGGGTTTCAGCACGGAACCTATCGGCGTGGATGTGCAGCAGCATCGCCCCTGTGATGCGGCCGCCATTGCCAAACGTTTCTTTCATCCCTTAGAGCAGGCCTATCTTGAAAGCACAGCCTATCTTGACTTCTTTGATCTTTGGACGGCGAAGGAGAGCTATGTGAAGTATACGGGCGAAGGCATTACCGATCGTTTTGCCCAGTTCTCCGTGGTGCGGGACTGTAAGATCCAAGGAAAAGATGTAATCCTTACCCATTTCCCCCTGGCGGCGGGCTACAGTCTGTGTGTATGCTCGTCCGGTCCTGTGAATTCCAAAATTTTTCTAAGAAAATAA
- a CDS encoding AMP-binding protein yields MNTIHKIPPKPVLNHEHFGAFLCDIAARYAKRPAVTSYTRRGEERTFSYEEVAHHAMAFGQSLIEAGFGGQHVAIVGENSYEWLIAYLGTIASGSVAVCIDVEQSDETIQSMIREADVRLMVVSCDFVSICQPLLDEDVDRMVVVDREGEEGFDAFVALGEAAYEERGGWTRPELSGEQTAVIVYTSGTTSTAKPVMLSHRALMANAAVSIAIAPVDKKSFCSLPFYHTYGLTCAVIGSLIGGYNICIGNLKTILRDIQRFQPRTLVAVPLIVETLHRMIWAGIEKSVKKSTVQRLIRMGRALGRPSMFMPAKLIEGIRSSPIGSLRIIVSGGAHLDSVIGEELEAFGILVMQGYGITECSPLVSVNDPFDYDFASVGYVVPGYEIDIRDGEIYVKGVSLMNGYYKRPELTQAALSDGWFGTGDLGYVNKKGQLFITGRKKNLIVMKNGKKISPEEIEGYLSSIPIVQEVIAYGVTQGSSTDDVKLAVMVYPNPREVEGMTSYDILQTLQKEVDRINAKLPSYKQIQMIHIRESEFEKTSSRKIKRQMI; encoded by the coding sequence ATGAATACGATCCACAAGATTCCCCCGAAGCCGGTGCTGAATCACGAGCATTTCGGGGCATTTCTCTGCGATATCGCTGCAAGATACGCGAAGCGGCCGGCGGTGACCAGCTACACGCGCCGGGGGGAGGAACGGACCTTCAGCTACGAAGAGGTGGCGCACCACGCAATGGCCTTTGGCCAAAGCCTCATAGAAGCCGGATTCGGCGGCCAGCATGTGGCCATTGTGGGGGAAAACAGCTATGAATGGCTGATCGCTTATCTCGGCACCATTGCCAGCGGCTCGGTGGCTGTGTGCATCGACGTGGAGCAGTCCGATGAAACCATACAAAGCATGATTCGGGAGGCGGACGTCAGGCTCATGGTGGTCTCCTGCGACTTTGTGTCCATCTGTCAGCCTCTCTTGGACGAAGATGTGGACCGGATGGTGGTGGTGGACCGGGAAGGTGAGGAGGGTTTTGATGCCTTCGTTGCCCTGGGGGAGGCTGCCTATGAGGAAAGAGGGGGCTGGACCCGTCCGGAGCTGTCCGGTGAACAGACGGCGGTCATCGTCTACACCTCCGGCACCACCAGCACAGCCAAGCCGGTCATGCTCAGCCATCGTGCGCTCATGGCCAACGCGGCCGTTTCCATTGCCATCGCGCCGGTGGATAAGAAATCCTTCTGCTCTCTGCCCTTCTATCACACCTACGGGCTGACCTGCGCGGTCATCGGAAGCCTGATCGGCGGCTACAATATCTGCATCGGCAATCTAAAGACCATCCTGCGGGATATCCAGCGTTTTCAGCCAAGAACGCTGGTGGCGGTGCCCCTTATTGTGGAAACCCTTCACCGCATGATCTGGGCAGGAATTGAGAAATCGGTGAAGAAAAGTACCGTTCAGCGGCTTATCCGCATGGGCCGGGCGCTGGGAAGACCCTCGATGTTCATGCCTGCAAAGCTGATCGAGGGGATCCGCAGCTCCCCCATTGGCAGTCTGCGCATCATTGTGAGCGGTGGAGCCCATCTGGACAGCGTGATCGGGGAGGAGCTCGAAGCTTTCGGCATCCTGGTCATGCAGGGCTACGGAATCACCGAGTGCTCGCCGCTGGTCTCAGTTAACGACCCCTTTGACTATGATTTTGCCTCCGTGGGGTATGTTGTCCCAGGCTATGAAATAGATATTAGGGATGGAGAAATTTATGTCAAGGGCGTGTCCTTGATGAATGGCTATTACAAACGGCCGGAACTGACGCAGGCAGCTCTCTCGGACGGCTGGTTCGGCACCGGAGATTTGGGCTATGTGAATAAGAAAGGGCAGCTTTTTATCACCGGACGAAAGAAGAACCTGATCGTGATGAAAAATGGCAAGAAGATTTCTCCGGAGGAGATTGAAGGATATCTGAGTTCCATACCCATCGTCCAGGAAGTGATCGCCTACGGCGTTACTCAGGGCAGTTCCACGGACGATGTGAAACTGGCGGTGATGGTTTATCCCAATCCCAGGGAGGTGGAAGGCATGACCTCCTACGATATTCTTCAGACGCTGCAAAAGGAGGTTGACCGCATCAACGCCAAACTGCCCTCCTACAAACAGATCCAGATGATCCATATCCGAGAGAGCGAATTTGAGAAAACTTCCTCCCGCAAGATCAAGCGGCAAATGATTTAA
- a CDS encoding sugar phosphate isomerase/epimerase family protein → MNKVYLQMFSLHNETRPMPEMLERIAGLGYAGVEFAGSNYGGMDEAGMKNLLKDLKLEPLGAHVRADTLLRDLPYVKAVGGRYMIIASHRLTNREDCLKLAESLNEWGRICKAEGLKAGYHNHTPEFHRDGGDYLLDILIQNTDPETVIFELDAGWAAAAGVDVVNYLKEHAGRIELLHVNESDLEIGPEKPFPAKMNLDENGRPIFTPEELAFRKVKDEADCPLGKGLLDWNEVIPTGKAIGVKEFIVERRHSYLPDTFDSLKEDLDYLKGGNW, encoded by the coding sequence ATGAACAAGGTTTATCTGCAGATGTTTTCACTCCACAATGAGACCCGTCCCATGCCGGAAATGCTGGAGCGCATTGCCGGGCTGGGCTACGCAGGCGTCGAGTTCGCCGGCTCCAATTACGGCGGCATGGACGAGGCCGGGATGAAGAACCTGCTCAAGGATTTGAAGCTTGAGCCGCTGGGAGCCCATGTGCGTGCGGATACCCTGCTTCGGGACCTGCCCTATGTGAAGGCGGTTGGCGGACGGTACATGATCATTGCCTCCCACAGGCTGACGAACCGGGAGGACTGCCTGAAACTGGCCGAAAGCCTCAATGAATGGGGCCGCATCTGCAAGGCGGAGGGCCTTAAAGCGGGCTACCACAACCATACGCCGGAGTTCCACCGGGACGGCGGAGACTATCTGCTGGATATTCTCATTCAAAATACGGATCCTGAAACGGTAATTTTTGAATTGGATGCCGGCTGGGCCGCGGCGGCGGGAGTGGATGTGGTGAATTATCTCAAAGAACATGCGGGCCGCATCGAGCTGCTCCATGTCAATGAGAGCGACCTGGAAATAGGGCCGGAAAAGCCTTTCCCCGCCAAGATGAATTTGGATGAGAATGGCAGGCCCATTTTTACGCCGGAGGAACTGGCCTTCCGAAAGGTTAAGGACGAGGCCGACTGCCCGCTGGGCAAGGGACTTCTCGATTGGAACGAGGTGATTCCCACCGGCAAAGCCATCGGCGTCAAAGAGTTTATTGTCGAGCGCCGGCACAGCTATCTGCCCGATACGTTCGATAGTTTAAAGGAAGATCTAGATTATCTTAAAGGAGGAAACTGGTAA
- a CDS encoding IclR family transcriptional regulator codes for MTAGKGKPIQSVQRALDIVDSIGGSREGLTLREISGRLDLNENTVRGLAQTLVSCGYLMRNEETGRYHLGLSFLVNGRQVYDEYVRFMRTAAYPHMVRIAEEFDLSVWLQACLFDRIYTVDIAEAPDKHYTYTPRPGSNVPHHATVSGKLHIAYLPERERDTLLQSMDYPKLTDHTITDPGLFAREIQKTRERGYSLVREETDIGMSGVGVPLLEGEHFTGTLSIVAPTPLLIPLLGGVIPKLQQAADQIVRAMQS; via the coding sequence ATGACAGCGGGCAAGGGAAAGCCGATACAATCGGTTCAGCGGGCATTGGATATCGTGGACTCAATCGGCGGTTCGCGGGAGGGGCTCACCCTGCGGGAAATCAGCGGACGGCTGGATCTCAATGAGAACACCGTACGGGGCTTGGCACAGACACTGGTGTCCTGCGGCTATCTGATGCGCAATGAGGAAACGGGCCGGTATCATCTGGGCCTCTCCTTTTTGGTGAATGGGCGGCAGGTTTACGATGAGTATGTTCGATTCATGCGCACCGCGGCCTATCCCCATATGGTGCGCATCGCCGAGGAGTTTGATCTGTCCGTCTGGCTTCAGGCGTGCCTTTTCGATCGCATCTATACGGTGGATATCGCTGAGGCGCCGGATAAGCATTACACCTACACGCCTCGGCCGGGCTCCAACGTTCCGCATCATGCGACGGTTTCCGGTAAGCTCCATATCGCTTATCTTCCCGAACGGGAGCGGGACACGCTCCTGCAAAGCATGGATTATCCAAAGCTTACGGATCACACCATCACCGATCCCGGGCTTTTTGCCAGGGAGATCCAAAAGACCCGGGAGCGGGGCTATTCCCTGGTTCGAGAGGAAACGGATATTGGCATGAGCGGGGTGGGGGTCCCCCTTCTTGAAGGGGAGCATTTTACGGGTACGCTCAGCATCGTGGCGCCTACGCCGCTTTTGATCCCGCTGCTGGGCGGTGTGATTCCAAAACTCCAGCAGGCCGCCGATCAGATCGTTCGGGCCATGCAGTCATAG
- a CDS encoding M20 family metallo-hydrolase: MANAKRIQKDLETLRDISAGSGEGTTRLSYTPAYRKGVEYLKEQMRAFGLVPHEDGVGNLYGDLTGQNPDAPKIISGSHLDTVHCSGYFDGQAGIICALEAARMLKESGEPLNSTFQVMATIMEEGARFPSLGGSRFAIGEHTEETMENTFDMDGVKLGDAIREYGLSGNLEETRRRPEDAKAFLELHMEQGLKLDQTGTDLGIVETIYGSRWFILTCHGATSHPSTPMDIRKDTALAAYKLITNIADTVARDYAGKATVTSGRMQLYPNDINAIPSRSQFSIDFRSGKLEHLDALEALMREQVRLIEKAYRVRFDIALHSAAPPTDNNPVLSKMLEDSAEELGYSHMRMDSGAGHDAMIFAKIWNIAMLFVPSRDGYTHCRQEWTDYENLAKGADVLYRAIRKIDKL; encoded by the coding sequence ATGGCCAACGCGAAACGTATTCAAAAGGATTTGGAAACCCTGCGGGACATCTCCGCCGGTTCCGGCGAAGGCACCACCCGACTCAGCTATACACCTGCCTATCGAAAAGGGGTGGAGTATCTGAAGGAGCAGATGCGTGCTTTCGGTCTCGTTCCCCATGAGGACGGGGTGGGCAACCTTTATGGCGATCTCACGGGCCAAAACCCCGATGCTCCCAAGATCATTTCCGGCTCCCATCTCGATACGGTGCACTGCTCCGGTTATTTTGACGGCCAGGCGGGCATCATCTGTGCGCTGGAGGCGGCCCGGATGCTGAAGGAGAGCGGCGAACCTTTGAACAGCACTTTTCAGGTGATGGCCACCATTATGGAGGAGGGCGCCCGCTTTCCCAGTCTCGGCGGCAGCCGGTTCGCCATTGGCGAACACACGGAGGAGACGATGGAAAACACCTTCGATATGGATGGGGTCAAGCTGGGAGATGCCATCCGGGAATACGGTCTATCCGGGAATCTTGAGGAAACCCGGCGCCGCCCCGAGGATGCCAAGGCTTTTCTGGAGCTGCATATGGAGCAGGGTCTGAAGCTGGATCAAACGGGCACCGATCTTGGCATTGTGGAAACCATTTACGGTTCCCGCTGGTTTATTCTGACCTGCCACGGCGCCACTTCCCATCCTTCCACGCCCATGGATATCCGCAAGGACACGGCTCTTGCCGCCTATAAGCTGATCACAAACATTGCCGATACCGTCGCTCGGGACTATGCCGGCAAAGCGACGGTAACCTCGGGAAGGATGCAGCTTTATCCCAACGATATCAACGCCATTCCCAGCCGCTCCCAGTTCTCCATTGACTTCCGTTCCGGAAAGCTGGAGCATCTCGATGCTCTGGAGGCCCTGATGCGGGAGCAGGTAAGGCTGATCGAAAAGGCCTATCGGGTGCGCTTTGATATTGCCCTGCATTCCGCGGCCCCGCCCACGGACAACAATCCCGTTCTTTCCAAGATGCTGGAGGATTCGGCGGAGGAACTGGGTTACAGCCATATGCGCATGGATTCCGGCGCCGGCCACGACGCCATGATCTTCGCCAAGATCTGGAACATTGCCATGCTGTTCGTGCCCAGCAGGGACGGCTATACCCACTGCCGCCAGGAATGGACCGACTATGAGAACCTGGCCAAGGGCGCCGATGTCCTGTATCGCGCCATTCGCAAGATTGACAAGCTTTAA
- a CDS encoding L-cysteine desulfidase family protein, translated as MDQRIYDNYVQILHSELVPALGCTEPIAIAYAAAKAAEVLGARPEHLTAHCSGNVIKNVQGVVVPNSGGLKGIEAAAILGALGGDAGRELEALQDVRPEAVAETSKLLGTGYCTCKLAEGVANLYILVQAECGAQKAAVEIVNRHTHISRIWKNDGIIFQDESFRAASPGADKDLLNLRDILSFADEVDLADVRAVLDDQIAMNMAISREGLDHSYGACVGQTLLSAYGDDVKVRACAMAAAGSDARMSGCPLPVVINSGSGNQGMAASLPVIEYAKELKVDGDKLYRALVVSNLVALHQKRYIGSLSAYCGAVCAACGSGAAITYLYGGDYEQISKTIINTIANVGGIVCDGAKPSCAAKIASAVDAAILAHHMSAHEKFFKSGEGLVQEDVEKTIENLGYVGRVGMKSTDEEILKIMLGEEPDGEKE; from the coding sequence ATGGATCAACGCATCTATGATAATTACGTTCAAATTCTTCATAGCGAACTTGTGCCGGCATTGGGATGTACGGAACCCATTGCTATCGCCTATGCGGCGGCTAAAGCGGCGGAGGTTCTGGGCGCGAGGCCGGAGCATCTGACCGCCCATTGCAGCGGCAATGTGATCAAGAATGTGCAGGGTGTGGTGGTGCCCAACTCGGGAGGCCTGAAGGGAATCGAGGCGGCGGCCATTCTGGGCGCTCTGGGCGGGGACGCCGGAAGGGAGCTGGAGGCCTTGCAGGATGTGAGGCCGGAAGCCGTTGCTGAAACATCAAAGCTTTTGGGAACGGGCTACTGCACCTGCAAACTGGCGGAGGGCGTAGCCAATCTATATATCCTGGTCCAGGCAGAGTGCGGCGCCCAAAAGGCGGCGGTGGAGATCGTGAACCGTCATACCCACATTTCCCGCATCTGGAAAAACGATGGGATCATTTTTCAGGATGAATCGTTCCGGGCGGCATCCCCGGGAGCGGACAAGGATCTGCTGAATCTGCGGGATATTCTCAGTTTTGCTGATGAGGTGGATCTAGCAGATGTTCGGGCGGTTTTAGACGATCAAATTGCAATGAACATGGCCATTTCCCGGGAAGGGCTGGATCACAGCTATGGCGCATGTGTGGGACAAACCCTGCTTAGCGCTTACGGTGATGACGTGAAGGTGAGGGCCTGTGCCATGGCGGCGGCAGGGTCCGATGCTCGGATGAGCGGCTGTCCTTTACCGGTGGTGATCAATTCGGGAAGCGGCAACCAAGGCATGGCCGCATCGCTGCCGGTGATCGAGTATGCCAAGGAATTGAAGGTGGACGGGGACAAATTGTACCGGGCGCTGGTGGTGAGCAATTTGGTGGCCCTCCATCAAAAGCGGTATATTGGAAGCCTTTCCGCATACTGCGGAGCGGTGTGCGCGGCCTGCGGCAGCGGCGCCGCCATCACCTACCTTTACGGTGGGGACTATGAACAGATTTCCAAGACCATTATTAACACCATCGCCAATGTGGGCGGCATTGTCTGCGACGGTGCCAAGCCCTCCTGTGCGGCGAAGATTGCTTCCGCCGTGGACGCCGCCATTTTGGCCCATCATATGAGTGCCCATGAAAAGTTTTTTAAGTCCGGAGAAGGGCTTGTGCAGGAGGATGTGGAAAAGACGATAGAGAACCTGGGCTATGTCGGCCGGGTGGGCATGAAGTCCACCGACGAGGAAATTTTAAAAATCATGCTGGGCGAGGAGCCCGACGGAGAAAAGGAATGA
- a CDS encoding NAD(P)-dependent alcohol dehydrogenase, whose amino-acid sequence MKNTQVTLVVPGTTKIEEVPVPKPGRGEVLIQVDTVGICGSDVHSFESGPFIPPKDPNQKIGLGHECAGTVVSVGEEVEDFKAGDRVCIEPGVPCGECRFCHEGRYNLCLKMDFMATQPNYRGALTNYLVHPASMTYHLPDTMSFLEGALVEPASVGMHAAMEAQVGPGKKVVILGAGCIGLMTLQAARLMGADDIVVVDMMEKRLEMARRLGATATVDASREDTVSACKAILGELGADVVFETAGSRVTAAQAPSLVMRGGKIMIVGTIPGETPIDFLKINREVSIQTVFRYANRYPMTIRAIAEKRLDVASMVTHIFPYGESQRAFEESVKNKADIIKGAIEIKG is encoded by the coding sequence ATGAAGAATACACAAGTGACTCTGGTCGTTCCCGGCACCACCAAGATTGAGGAGGTGCCCGTGCCCAAGCCCGGCAGGGGCGAGGTGCTGATTCAGGTGGACACCGTGGGTATCTGCGGTTCGGACGTGCACAGCTTTGAATCGGGACCCTTCATTCCGCCCAAAGATCCGAATCAGAAAATAGGTCTTGGCCACGAATGCGCCGGCACGGTGGTGTCCGTGGGCGAAGAGGTGGAGGACTTTAAGGCCGGCGACCGGGTGTGCATCGAGCCCGGCGTACCCTGCGGCGAATGCCGGTTCTGCCATGAGGGACGCTACAACCTTTGTCTCAAGATGGATTTCATGGCTACGCAGCCCAATTACCGGGGCGCGCTGACCAACTATCTGGTTCATCCCGCCAGCATGACCTATCATCTGCCCGATACCATGAGCTTTCTGGAGGGCGCACTGGTGGAGCCCGCTTCCGTGGGCATGCACGCCGCCATGGAGGCCCAGGTGGGTCCGGGCAAAAAGGTGGTCATTCTCGGCGCGGGCTGCATTGGACTGATGACCTTGCAGGCGGCCAGGCTCATGGGCGCCGATGACATCGTGGTGGTGGATATGATGGAGAAACGTCTGGAGATGGCCAGACGCCTGGGCGCCACGGCCACGGTGGACGCTTCCAGGGAGGACACCGTCTCCGCCTGCAAAGCCATTCTGGGTGAGCTGGGTGCGGATGTCGTCTTTGAAACTGCAGGCAGCCGTGTCACGGCGGCCCAGGCGCCCAGCCTGGTCATGCGGGGCGGCAAAATTATGATCGTGGGTACCATTCCCGGCGAAACCCCCATCGATTTTCTGAAGATCAACCGCGAGGTGAGCATTCAGACCGTTTTTCGTTACGCCAACCGCTATCCCATGACCATCCGGGCCATTGCGGAGAAGCGTTTGGATGTGGCGTCCATGGTCACCCACATTTTCCCTTATGGGGAGAGCCAGCGTGCTTTCGAGGAGTCGGTGAAGAATAAGGCCGATATCATCAAGGGCGCTATCGAAATCAAAGGTTAG
- a CDS encoding acyl carrier protein, translated as MLELIQDIIYQVTGKRNVNYETDFIKDLELNSFDIMNIVCAFEERFDTSIPTRDVWQMHQVKDVIEYMEEKGIEP; from the coding sequence ATGTTGGAACTGATTCAAGACATTATCTATCAGGTGACGGGCAAAAGGAATGTCAATTATGAAACCGATTTCATTAAAGATCTGGAACTCAACTCCTTTGATATCATGAATATCGTATGCGCCTTTGAGGAGCGTTTTGACACCTCCATTCCCACACGGGACGTGTGGCAGATGCATCAGGTCAAGGACGTTATCGAATACATGGAAGAAAAGGGAATCGAGCCGTGA
- a CDS encoding DeoR/GlpR family DNA-binding transcription regulator: MAQKDRIELIERTLLQDRSVSVSELSGRFGVTEETIRRDLEKLEKRGIATRTYGGAVLNPDYLNQNSIHFNQRAQINLKEKRIIAEKAVQLMAKETTIGFDSSSTAMEIVRHMGDGAGKTLVTNSVEVLLETSQSSINVLSTGGFLNRKSMSLYGVAAQNTIQHYHMDIAFLGCKALSMTSGIFDSNEYEALIKNAMVAQSQKVVLVADHTKFDRISFVRLMGFEKVHALITDEQPSQEWCAFLADRHIELIC; the protein is encoded by the coding sequence ATGGCGCAAAAAGATCGGATTGAACTCATTGAAAGAACACTCCTGCAGGATCGGTCCGTTTCGGTCTCCGAGCTCAGCGGCCGTTTTGGGGTCACCGAGGAGACGATCCGCAGGGATTTGGAGAAACTGGAGAAGCGGGGAATAGCTACCCGCACCTATGGCGGCGCGGTGCTCAATCCGGACTATCTCAATCAAAACTCCATCCATTTCAATCAAAGGGCCCAGATTAACTTGAAAGAAAAGCGGATTATCGCGGAGAAGGCCGTCCAGCTTATGGCGAAAGAAACGACTATCGGATTTGACTCCAGCTCCACGGCCATGGAGATCGTGCGGCATATGGGGGACGGCGCGGGCAAGACGCTGGTGACCAATTCGGTGGAGGTGCTGCTGGAAACCTCCCAAAGCAGCATCAATGTGCTGTCCACCGGCGGATTTCTCAACCGAAAATCCATGTCCCTTTACGGCGTAGCGGCGCAGAACACCATCCAGCATTATCATATGGATATAGCTTTTCTGGGTTGCAAGGCCCTGTCCATGACGTCCGGTATTTTTGACTCCAATGAATATGAGGCTCTGATCAAAAACGCCATGGTGGCGCAGAGTCAAAAGGTGGTGCTGGTGGCGGACCACACCAAGTTTGACCGCATATCCTTCGTACGGCTGATGGGTTTCGAGAAGGTCCATGCCCTTATCACCGATGAGCAGCCCTCCCAGGAGTGGTGCGCTTTTCTGGCGGACCGCCATATTGAACTGATCTGTTGA
- a CDS encoding zinc-binding dehydrogenase, with translation MKALTRFGKEFGGYRFMDVPEPTCGDEDIIVEIKAAAICGADMKHFRVENGSDEFNSIRGHEFAGEIVEVGKKVKDWHVGQRVVSDNSGHVCGVCPSCDAGDFLTCREKVNLGLDNNTWGGGFTKYCKIPGEILRIHKHAIWEVPENLSYEEVCVMDPISNAYKAVAQRSSLLPGQDVVVFGTGPLGLFSLQIAKLMGAVNIVMVGLEEDTKVRFGVAKQLGATHVVNGSREDVVATCQKICGKDNLGLVVECSGANIALKQAIEMLRPNGEVVRVGMGFKPLEYSINDISTNAISIIGHMAYDSTSWRNALRLLAAGKIQVKPMITHRIGLSHWEEGFEAMANKSAIKVIMHYDCD, from the coding sequence TTGAAGGCGCTGACGCGATTTGGCAAGGAGTTCGGAGGCTATCGGTTTATGGATGTGCCTGAACCCACCTGCGGGGACGAGGACATCATTGTCGAGATCAAGGCGGCCGCCATTTGCGGCGCGGACATGAAGCATTTTCGTGTGGAGAACGGATCGGACGAATTCAACTCCATTCGCGGCCATGAGTTTGCCGGCGAAATTGTGGAAGTGGGCAAAAAGGTGAAGGATTGGCATGTGGGTCAGCGGGTGGTTTCGGACAATTCCGGCCACGTATGCGGCGTGTGCCCCTCCTGTGACGCGGGGGACTTTCTCACCTGCCGGGAGAAGGTGAATTTGGGCCTTGACAACAATACCTGGGGCGGTGGATTCACCAAATACTGCAAGATCCCGGGCGAAATTCTGCGCATTCATAAGCACGCCATCTGGGAGGTTCCAGAGAACCTCTCCTATGAGGAGGTGTGCGTCATGGACCCCATCAGCAACGCCTACAAGGCTGTGGCCCAGCGTTCGTCGCTGCTGCCCGGTCAGGACGTGGTGGTCTTCGGCACAGGCCCTCTTGGACTGTTCTCCCTGCAGATTGCAAAGCTCATGGGCGCCGTCAATATTGTGATGGTGGGTCTGGAGGAGGATACCAAGGTCCGTTTCGGCGTGGCCAAGCAGCTGGGCGCCACCCACGTGGTCAACGGCTCCCGGGAGGACGTGGTGGCCACCTGCCAAAAGATCTGCGGCAAGGATAACCTGGGGCTGGTGGTGGAATGCTCTGGCGCCAATATCGCTCTCAAGCAGGCCATTGAAATGCTTCGGCCCAACGGCGAAGTGGTCCGTGTGGGCATGGGCTTCAAGCCCCTGGAATATTCCATCAATGATATCAGCACCAATGCCATCTCCATCATCGGACATATGGCTTACGACTCCACTTCCTGGCGCAACGCTCTGCGCCTATTGGCGGCGGGCAAAATTCAGGTTAAGCCCATGATCACCCACCGCATCGGCCTCTCCCACTGGGAGGAGGGCTTCGAGGCCATGGCCAACAAATCGGCCATCAAGGTTATCATGCATTACGATTGTGATTGA